The segment CGGGCGGGGGCTTTCGCATGCTGTACTCGATCGTCTCCACGACGGGCTCCTTCCGCATCCACAGCGCGACCTCGGCCGACGGCCTGGGCTGGGCCAACGAGACGGCCGAGGCAGTCAACGGCTCGAACACCTACGTCGGCGTGCCGCGCCTCGCCGTCCTCACCTCCGGGGACTGGAGGCTGTACTACACGCGCGACTTCAACGGCGGCGACGACCTCCCCGACCGGCGGATCTTCACCGCCCTCTCCACCGACCAGGGTGCCACCTGGGGCGCCTCCTCCATCGTCCTGTCCACGACCGCCTACGAGTCCGGCGTCGCCAAGCTGACCAACGGCAGGATCCGCCTGTTCTACTCCCAGCCCCCGAGCGCCGGCTCGAGCGCGACGGTGATCCTGAGCGCGCTGTCGGACGACGTCTCCGGCGCCGCCTTCACGGCGGAGACCGGCGTGCGCCTCTCGACGCCCGTCGTCACCGGCGCCATGTCCTTCCCCGTCCCCGTCCGCTCCACCGACAGCTTCCGCTGGCGGCTGTATTACTCCTACTACGAGGCGTTCAACTCGACGGGCGACGTCCGCTCGGCGCTGACCGGCGCGCCCGATCCCGCCGCGGTGACGCCCGCGACGGTGTACCGCAGCGCGAGCGCGATCCCGGTGACCGTCTCCGGGGAGATCTTCTCCGCCGCCGGAGGCCTGTTCGGGGCGTCCATCACCAAGGGGGCGGTCACGATCGCCGGCACGGGCGTGGCCCGGACGGACGATCAGGCCCTGACGGCCACCTTCGCGACGCAGGGCCAGGAGCTCGGTCTCTGGGACCTGACAGTGACCAACGCCGACGGCGTGCCGGCCACGAAGACCGCGGCCCTGCTCATCGACTTCGCGCCGGGGACCGTGGCCCTGACCGACAACCTCCTGCGCCCGCGCAACGGCGGCTCCACCTTGATCGACATCACGACCTTCAACGCGGGACGCACCACGGTCCGCATCCACGACTCCGAGGGCCGCCCGATCCGGACCTTGTTCGACGACGAGCACGCCGAGGGCTCCTTCGGCTTCGCCTGGGACGGCAAGAACGCGTCCGGGGCGACGGTCCCCAGCGGCCTCTACTTCGTCGCCGTCAACGGGCCGAAGATCGCGATCAAGAGCAAGATCGTCGTGATCCGATGACCCCGCGCCTCCTTCTCGCCGTCCCCCTGGCCCTGGCCCTCGCCTCCCCGGCGGGAGCGGCCGGCTCGCCCACTTTGCGCCGCTCCCTGTCGACGCGCTCCGCGGCGATGGCCGACGCCTACGCGGCCGTGCCCGGCGGCCTGTCCTCGCTGAGCACCAACCCCGCGGGCCTCGCGGCCGCCCGCCGCCCGCAGCTCGACACGACCTTCACCAGCGGCGTGCTCGACGACACCTTCGGCTTCCTCGGCTGGGCGCAGCCGCTGCCGCTGGGCGCCTTGGCCGCCGGCCTCTCGTACTACGACGCCGGCAAGGTGGACCTGCATTTCGCCGGCGGCCGCACCGAGACGCGGACCGCGGCGCGCGATTTCGTCGGCCATCTCGCCTGGGGCCTGCCGCTTCCCGGCGGCCTCTCGGTCGGCGCGGCCGGGAAGTTCTTCCGCTTCGAGCTGGCGCAGGAGGCGAAAGCCTCGGGCGCCGCCGGCGACGTCGGCGCGCAATGGCGGACCCCGCTCCAGGGCCTGGTCCTCGGGGCCGCCCTCCAGAACGCCGGCCCGGGCGTGAAGTTCGAGGTCGACCGCGACCCCCTGCCGCTCACGACGCGGGGCGGCGCGTCCTGGTCCTGGCAGTCGCGGCCGGCGCCCGCCGGCGGCGACCCCGAGCTGCGCGGCCCGCTCACCGCCACCCGCTTCCTCGCCGCGGCCGAGGCGGTCAAGGTCCGCGACGAGGCGCTCATCGGGGCCCTCGGCTCCGAGCTCGCGATGGACTTCGGCGCCTCCACCTCGATCGCCCTGCGCGCCGGCTGGCGCCTCAACTCCGACCACGCGCGCCTGACCTTCGGCGTCGGCATGCGCGAAGGCCGGTTCTCGCTCGACTACGCGATGGCCGAGAAACGCTCCCTGGGTCAGACGCATCACGCCGGCTTCGGCGTCCGCTTCTGATAATGCCGCGCGGCCGGCGCCCCTTCGGTCCCGCCTGGCTTTGGGCCGCGTCGGCCCTCCTCGGCCTGACGGCCCTCGGCTCGCTGTGGCTCGCGGCCCAGGCCGAGCGCAAGCTGTCCTCCCTCGTCGTCGGCGGCCTGGGCGTGAGCTTCTCCACCCGAATCTGGTCGGCCCCGTTCGTCGTCAAGGACGCCGCGCGCGGCGAGGCGCAGCGCCTCATCGAGCGCCTCGACCGCCTCGGCTACCGGCGCACGAGCGAGACGCCGCTCAAGGGCGAGTACCGCTGGACCCCGCCCGAGCTCGCCGTCTACCTGCGCGGCCACCGCATCCCCGGCTCCGAGCAGGCCGAGGGCGTCTACTTCCTGCGCCGCTCGGACGAGGGCGAGTGGAACGTCTTCGACGGCCTCGGCGGGACGGTGGGCGAGATCCGCCTGGAGCCCGAGCTCGTCGTCGAGCTCGCCGGCGAGAAGTCCGAGCGCCGCGAGCCCGCCGCCTGGGAGCAGATCCCCCCCTCGCTGCGCGACGCCGTCGTCGCCACCGAGGACAAGCGCTTCTGGACCCACCACGGCCTCGACCCGCGCGCGGTCGCCCGCGCGGCCCTGGCCAACCTGCGCCGCCGCGAGCTGCAGGGCGCCAGCACCATCACGCAGCAGCTCTCCAAGAACCTCTTCCTCTCCCCGCGCCGCACCTTCCGCCGCAAGCTCGCCGAGGCCGCCCTCTCGCTGTACCTCGAGCTGCGCCTCGACAAGCAGCGCATCCTGACGCTGTACCTCAACCACATCTACCTCGGCCAGGACGGCCCCGCGAGCGTGATGGGCGTGCGCTCCGCCGCGCGGCACTACTTCTCCAAGGAGGTCTCCGACCTCACCTTGACCGAGTCGGCCCTGATCGCCGGCGTCATCCGCGGCCCCGGCGTCTACAACCCCTTCCGCGACCCCGCCGCCGCCAAGTCCCGCCGCGACCACGTCCTGCGCCGCATGAAGGAAGAGGGCATGATCGGCCCGAGCGCGCTCGCCGCCGCCCTCGCCGAGCCGCTTGCGCTGAAGCGCAGCGATTCTCAAGAAGACCGGCGCGACTCCGCCTACTACGCCGCCGAGGTCGTGCGCCAGCTCCTGCCGCGTTACGGCGGCGACTCGCTGTACCGCCACGGCCTCTCCATCCACACCGCGATGGACCCGCTCCTCCAATCCCTCGCGCGCAAGACCCTCTCCCCCGCGAAGCACCAGGCCGCGCTCGCGGTCATCGACCCGCGCGACGGCTCCGTCCTGGCCCTCACCGGCGGCCGCAGCTTCAGCGAGAGCCAGTTCAACCGCGCCACCCAGGCCCTGCGCCAGCCCGGCTCCGCCTTCAAGCCCTTCGTCTTCGCCGCCGCCCTCCAGGCCAACCTGACCCCGGCGACCGTCCTGCGCGACAAGCCCAAGACGTGGCCCGGCGCCGGGAAAGGCTGGTCCCCCTCGAACTACGAGGGCGTCTACTACGGCACCGCGACGATGCGCCAGGCCCTGGCCAAGTCCCTCAACGCCGCCACCCTCGACCTCGCCGAGCGCGTCGGCCTCAAGCGCATCCAGGAAACGGCCCGGAACTGCGGCATCACCAGCCCCATGCGCGACGACCTCGGCCTCGCCCTCGGCGCGTCGGAGGTCGGCCTGCTCGAGCTCGTCGCCGCCTACGAGCCCTTCGCCCACGGCGGCATCCGTCCGACCCCGCGCCTCGTCACCTCGGTCGTGGACTCCGACGGCGTCGTCTTCGAGGCGCCGCCGCCCGAGATCTCGATCGCCCTCGACCCGGCCACCGCCTTCCTGATGAACTCGATGCTCGAGAGCGTCGCCAAGGAGGGCACCGCCCGGAGCCTGAAGGCCATGGGCGTGACCTTCCCCGTCGCGGGCAAGACCGGCACGACCAACGACGGCCGCGACGCCTGGTTCGTCGGCTACACCTCGTCGCTGCTCGCCGGCGTCTGGGTCGGCGACGACCAGAACCGCGCGCTGCGCCTCACCGGGGCCAAGGACGCGCTCCCGCTATGGGCCTCCTTCATGAAGGAAGCCTCCGCCGACCGCCCGGGCGCGGAGTTCACGCGCCCCGAGTCCGTCGTCGAGGTCGTCGTCTGCCCCGCCTCGGGCATGGTCGCCCGCTCCGGCTGCCCCGGCAAGCACGCCGAGCTGTTCCTCGTCGGCACCGAGCCGCGCAGCGACTGCGCCCTGCACCGCGGCGGCCTCGTCGGCTGGCTTCAGCGCATGCTGCGCAAGGACTAGGCCGGGCCGCGAGCGGCCCGGCACAGACGCGTCGGCGGAAATCCTCTTAGCGTCTAGACCTCGACCGAGACCCGGCCGTGCTTGCGCCCGGCGAACTTCTCCAGCCCCGTCTTGAGGTCGGCGGCGTTCATCACCGGGTAGAGCCGGACCTCGGCGTTCAGGGCCATGAACAGCGGCTCGGCGAGCTCGGGGATCTCCGAGGCGTCCTTCATGTCCAGGACGAACAGCATCGTGCGCCTGCCGTCCTCGGCGTAGAAATACGACGCCTCGGGCTTGTTCCTCTCGATCAGGGCCTGCACCGTCTTCGGCAGCGACCCGTCGTTGATCGCCCGGTTGCCCGTCTCGACCGGCATCGTGACCTTCAGCAAAGTCCGCATGGGTGATCCCTCCTTTCTCCTGATGTCCGCTCCAGACTAGCGCAAGGCGGGCCGGAGGGCAATGGACGCGGAGTAACGGAGCAGGGAACTTTTCCGGGGGGCATTCTCATGATGAGCATGGGACCCATCGCCTTACGCCCCGACAACGGCCGCCTCCACCTTGACATATGTATATATCCATAGTATACTTACTTCGTGGGCGAAACGGACTTCTCCAGACACCTCGGATTCGAATGGGACAAGGAGAACACCGATAAAATCTGGCGCAAGCACAAGGTCAGCCCGTTTGAGTGCGAGCAGATTTTTTTCAACCAGCCGGTCGTCGTAGCCCCTGACGAGGCGCACTCGCATACAGAACCCCGTTTTTACGTGCTCGGTCGCACCGATGCAGCACGTCTTCTTTTTCTCGTTTTTACCACACGGAAGCACCTGGTCCGGGTCATCTCAGCTCGCGACATGAGCCGCGCGGAGAAGGAGGTCTACAAGAATCATGAAGAATAAGATCCCGAAGTTTAAGAGTGAGGCGGACGAGCGGGCTTTTTGGGCCTCGCACGATTCGGCGGACTATGTGGATTGGAAGAAGGGAAGGAACGTCATTTTCCCCAATCTGCGGCCCTCTCTTAAGTCCATTTCTCTGCGTCTTCCTGAATCAATGATTGAAGAGCTGCGTCTTCTGGCAAACAAACGGGATGTGCCCTATCAGTCACTCCTAAAGATGTTCTTGTCAGAGCGAATTGCGAAAGAACTTCGGCCTCACGGAGCCTAACCTCCTGGAGGACCGTTTCCGGAGATCAAAACCGTAAAAGTCATCCGGCTTTGGACCCGCTACGAATGACGCCGTCCGCGCATGACCATGCGCTTGTGCCCGACGCGCGCTTTCTTTGATGAAGAGCTTCGCTACGAAGTACCGGCACGGCCATGAGTCATGCCGATGGGTGAACCGTTAAAGAGGATCACGAGGAACAGAACATGTCCGAGCAAGGCCGTCGCCCCGACGTGAAGGACACGCCCGGCGGAATCATCACCGCGCGCGCGTTCAAGTACGCCGGCTCGTTCTACGATTTCGCGGACGCGAAGTACCCGGAGCTGCGGGCCTACCCGCCCGACGTCGCCCGGGTGACCTTGCTGCAGGCGGCGATCATCGTCGCGGCCCTGATCCTGATGGAGCGAAGGACCAAGGGCGCCGGCGCGAGCGAGCTGCACGGCGGCGTCGCGCTCGCGCTCCCCCCCTCGGTGCGGGACCGGCTGCTGCCGCCCGTCCAGACGCTTTCGTGCTCGCTGCTTCAGCGCGATCGGTCTTCCCTCAAGCCGCAGGAGATCCCGTCGTTCGCGGACCTGGCCGGGCAGCCCGACGCGACGCTGGTGAAGGCGATCGGCCTGTGGCTGGGCCGTGCGATCTCGGGAAAGGCGAGGCTCGAGCCGGCGGACGAGACGATCGCCGGGGCCGCCGGGCGCAGCGCATGGACGAGTGCGACGATGATCGCCCGGATGCTCGCCCCGAAGGGCTAGGGCGCGGCGGCGAAGGCGCGGGCGGTGACCTCGGTGCAGAGCTTGCGGTAGATGCCGAGGATGCTGAAGACGCGCAGGTCGGCGCGCACGTCGTAGAGCCCGATCATGTCGGGAGACTCTTTCTTGATGTTCTGAAGGGCCTTCTGGAAGCTGCCGTCGCCGTAGCCGCCGGAGACGCTCGTCGCGTTGAGCTGTGCCGCGAGCGGGATCGACAGGCCGTGCTGGCAGGAGACGCCCTTGACCGTGCCGAGCTCGCGGGCGCCGGCGGGGCGGTCCTTGGGCGTCATCGTGACGAAGGAGAGCGGCCCCTCGGACTGGTAGAAGAGCATGATGCCGCCCGCCGGGATCAGCCCGGGGACCGCGTCCTCCTGGTCGCCCTCGCCCGTCGCCGAGGCGAACGGCGCGAGGCCGAGGAGCAGGACGGCGAGCAGCGCCGTCTTCAAAGCTTGGCGACCCGTCCGGTCACCACCGTGCACCACTTCGCGTAGAGTCCGAGGAGGTAGGCGTTCACCTTGATGTCGGCGCGCACGTCGTAGAGGATGCCCTCCTTCGCGCCGAGCGCGTCCTTGACCGCGGCCGCGTACGAGGCGTCGCCCCAGGCGAACAGGAAGACCGCCGACCGGTTGCACGACTTGCCGACGACGAGCGGATCGTCCGGGGAGGACTTGACCTCGGACGGGGCGGAGGTGCGGTAGCCGCGGGGCACCTTGATGTCGGTGTAGACGAGGCCGCAGGAGGAGAGCGCCGCGGCGGCGAGGAGCAGGCACAGGGATCGGAGGTGTCTCATGAGGGAAGCATACAATTTTGTAGAATCTCCGTCGGAGACCCCATGAACGCTGATATCGTCCGCCCCATGGTCGTCGGCTCCCCCGAGCACAAGGAGCTGCTGTGCTCGTTCTTCACGGAGAGCCACGATCCCTACAAGCCCGAGGACCTCGAGTGGCCCGCCCTGGACGACGCCGTGGTCGCGAGGCTGAGGGCCCTGCCCATCTGGGAGGAGGCCGTGCGCACCGAGGCGGAGACCGCCTTGGCCGTGCTGACGATGGGAGCCGCCGAGAAGGACCCGACGCTCTCGAAGGCGATCACCTTGCAGGGCTACGAGGAGCAGCGCCACGCCGAGATACTGAAGCTCCTGACCGCGAGGTACCGGATCCCGGTCCCGAAGTTCGACCCCGCCGCGCCCGCCGACCCCGACTGGGCGTTCATGCGCATCGGCTACGGGGAGTGCTTCGACTCGTTCTTCGCCTTCGGCCTGTTCGCGCTCGCGCGCGACTCGGGTTTCTTCCCGCCGCCGCTCGTCGAGCTGTTCGAGCCGATCATGCAGGAGGAGGGCCGCCACATCATCTTCCACGTGAACTGGGTCGCCTACAACCAGGCCCAGCTGCCCTACGCCGGACGGCCGCGGTACGTGTTCAAGCGCGGGCTGGCGATGTGGCTGCAGGCGGTGAGCCGGCTCAAGACCGCGCTGAAGATCAAGGGCGAGGCCGAGGGCGGCCAGGACAACTTCACGATGAACGCCCACGCCCAGTTCGGGGACGTCTCCCCCCGGGAGTTCGTCGAGCTGTGCCTGCGCGAGAACGAGCGGCGCCTGGCGCCCTACGATCCAAGGCTGCTCCGGCCGGAGTTCGTGCCGGCCATCGCGCGCGCGGTGCTCCCGACCTTGCCGCGCCGGGGCGTCTTCAACTGAACCCGGTCCTCGCGCTGCTCCTGCGCGTGCCGCTGCACGGAACGGGCCTGCTTGTCTCGGTCCTGCCGCGGCCGCGGGAGATGGCGCTCGGCGCGTTCCTGGGACGGATCGCGCTGCTCTTCAACACGCGCCACGTCCGCGTCGCGCGCGAGAACCTCGCGCGCTGCTTCCCCGAGCTGAGCGAGGAGCGCCGCCGGGCTCTGCTGAAGGAGAACTACGAGCATTACGGCCGCATGGTGCTCGAGCTCGCGCACATGTTCTCCCCCATCCCGGGCCACTTCCGCGCGTACGTCCAGCGCAACGTCGAGATCGAGGGCTACGAGAACTGGGAGAAGGCCAAGGCGAAGGGCAAGGGCGTGCTGTTCCTGGGCTCGCACATCGCGAACTGGGAGTTCGCGGCGTCGATCGGCGCGATCAAGGACATGCCGGTCACCATCGTGACCCGGCGGCTGAAGCCCGCGTGGCTCCACGACTGGATGGAGAAGGTCCGGCTCTCGGTCGGCGTGCGCGCGACCTATCAGCCGCGCACCATCCCGACGGTGATGAAGGCCCTGCGCGACAACGGCGGCGTCGTCTTCGTGATGGATCAGTACATGTCGGCGCCGATGGGCGAGCCGATGCGGCTGTTCGGGGTCAAGGCCTGGACCTTGGCCGCCATCGCGCCGCTCGCGCGCCGCACCGGCGCGGCCATCCTGCCCGTGCTGCCCACGCGCGAGGCCGACGGGCGCGTGCGGATCGTCATCGAGCCCGAGATCGAGCTCACCGACGACGACAAGGCCGACAACCAGAGGCTCGCGGACCGCGTCGAGCGGTGGATGCGCGCGGTGCCCGGCCAGGCCCTGTGGGCGCACCGCCGGTTCAAGGACGTGGACTGGAACGACCGCTCGCCTAAGCCGTCCGCGGTCTAGTAATACCCGACCCCCCTTCTCCGCCTGCTCCCCGGCTCCGGGGCGTACGGCTTGAACAGGAGGTTCGTCAG is part of the Elusimicrobiota bacterium genome and harbors:
- a CDS encoding PorV/PorQ family protein, with translation MTPRLLLAVPLALALASPAGAAGSPTLRRSLSTRSAAMADAYAAVPGGLSSLSTNPAGLAAARRPQLDTTFTSGVLDDTFGFLGWAQPLPLGALAAGLSYYDAGKVDLHFAGGRTETRTAARDFVGHLAWGLPLPGGLSVGAAGKFFRFELAQEAKASGAAGDVGAQWRTPLQGLVLGAALQNAGPGVKFEVDRDPLPLTTRGGASWSWQSRPAPAGGDPELRGPLTATRFLAAAEAVKVRDEALIGALGSELAMDFGASTSIALRAGWRLNSDHARLTFGVGMREGRFSLDYAMAEKRSLGQTHHAGFGVRF
- a CDS encoding lysophospholipid acyltransferase family protein, with product MPLHGTGLLVSVLPRPREMALGAFLGRIALLFNTRHVRVARENLARCFPELSEERRRALLKENYEHYGRMVLELAHMFSPIPGHFRAYVQRNVEIEGYENWEKAKAKGKGVLFLGSHIANWEFAASIGAIKDMPVTIVTRRLKPAWLHDWMEKVRLSVGVRATYQPRTIPTVMKALRDNGGVVFVMDQYMSAPMGEPMRLFGVKAWTLAAIAPLARRTGAAILPVLPTREADGRVRIVIEPEIELTDDDKADNQRLADRVERWMRAVPGQALWAHRRFKDVDWNDRSPKPSAV
- a CDS encoding BrnA antitoxin family protein; this encodes MKNKIPKFKSEADERAFWASHDSADYVDWKKGRNVIFPNLRPSLKSISLRLPESMIEELRLLANKRDVPYQSLLKMFLSERIAKELRPHGA
- a CDS encoding ferritin-like domain-containing protein, yielding MNADIVRPMVVGSPEHKELLCSFFTESHDPYKPEDLEWPALDDAVVARLRALPIWEEAVRTEAETALAVLTMGAAEKDPTLSKAITLQGYEEQRHAEILKLLTARYRIPVPKFDPAAPADPDWAFMRIGYGECFDSFFAFGLFALARDSGFFPPPLVELFEPIMQEEGRHIIFHVNWVAYNQAQLPYAGRPRYVFKRGLAMWLQAVSRLKTALKIKGEAEGGQDNFTMNAHAQFGDVSPREFVELCLRENERRLAPYDPRLLRPEFVPAIARAVLPTLPRRGVFN
- a CDS encoding BrnT family toxin, yielding MGETDFSRHLGFEWDKENTDKIWRKHKVSPFECEQIFFNQPVVVAPDEAHSHTEPRFYVLGRTDAARLLFLVFTTRKHLVRVISARDMSRAEKEVYKNHEE
- a CDS encoding PBP1A family penicillin-binding protein — encoded protein: MPRGRRPFGPAWLWAASALLGLTALGSLWLAAQAERKLSSLVVGGLGVSFSTRIWSAPFVVKDAARGEAQRLIERLDRLGYRRTSETPLKGEYRWTPPELAVYLRGHRIPGSEQAEGVYFLRRSDEGEWNVFDGLGGTVGEIRLEPELVVELAGEKSERREPAAWEQIPPSLRDAVVATEDKRFWTHHGLDPRAVARAALANLRRRELQGASTITQQLSKNLFLSPRRTFRRKLAEAALSLYLELRLDKQRILTLYLNHIYLGQDGPASVMGVRSAARHYFSKEVSDLTLTESALIAGVIRGPGVYNPFRDPAAAKSRRDHVLRRMKEEGMIGPSALAAALAEPLALKRSDSQEDRRDSAYYAAEVVRQLLPRYGGDSLYRHGLSIHTAMDPLLQSLARKTLSPAKHQAALAVIDPRDGSVLALTGGRSFSESQFNRATQALRQPGSAFKPFVFAAALQANLTPATVLRDKPKTWPGAGKGWSPSNYEGVYYGTATMRQALAKSLNAATLDLAERVGLKRIQETARNCGITSPMRDDLGLALGASEVGLLELVAAYEPFAHGGIRPTPRLVTSVVDSDGVVFEAPPPEISIALDPATAFLMNSMLESVAKEGTARSLKAMGVTFPVAGKTGTTNDGRDAWFVGYTSSLLAGVWVGDDQNRALRLTGAKDALPLWASFMKEASADRPGAEFTRPESVVEVVVCPASGMVARSGCPGKHAELFLVGTEPRSDCALHRGGLVGWLQRMLRKD